The stretch of DNA GAACGCCGAAAGTAGTTGGGGGCTTCCCCCTGTGAGGATAGGACGTTGCCAGGCACTTGACCGATCTGCAGATTGCAGGTCGGTCTTTTTGTGTAATCATTTTAGATGAAAAAGGAGTGTTTTCATGAAACGCGAACTTCCTATTGTACATGCACTTCAGCGTCACTTAGATCGAACGCCGATCTCATGGCATGTTCCTGGACATAAAAATGGAACACTGACATCTTTGCCAGACTTTTTTAAATGGGATGTTACAGAATTACCGGGTCTAGATGATTTTCATCATCCAGAAGAAGCCATAGCTGATGCGGTTTCTTTATTGCGACAGGTTTATAATGCACAAGCAAGTTATTTTCTCGTAAATGGCTCTACTGTTGGGAACTGGGCGATGCTTGCAGCTACAGCAACAAGAGGAGAGCGCGTTTATGTACAGCGTAATTCGCACAAATCCGTTTTTAATGCGTTGGAATGGCTCGGTATTGAACCAATATTTCTTGAACCTGACATTCATGAGGAAACAGGAATTAGCGGGCATGTTTCACGTGAAACATTAAAGGAAGCGTTTACGAAATATCCAGGAGGGGTTGGCGTTTTTATAACCTCTCCAACGTATTACGGAGAAGCAGCTGATATTGCATCGCTGATTGAGTTAACGATGTCATTTGGTATTCCTTTGCTAGTGGATGAAGCACACGGCGCTCATTTTGGAAATTCGTTTGGTGTTCGCTCTGCTTTTGAACTAGGCGCAACTGCCGTCGTTCAGTCTGCTCATAAAACACTTCCCGCTCTGACAATGGGAGCGTGGATGCACGAACGATTTACGGAAGACATGAGAAGAA from Exiguobacterium sp. BMC-KP encodes:
- a CDS encoding aminotransferase class I/II-fold pyridoxal phosphate-dependent enzyme, encoding MKRELPIVHALQRHLDRTPISWHVPGHKNGTLTSLPDFFKWDVTELPGLDDFHHPEEAIADAVSLLRQVYNAQASYFLVNGSTVGNWAMLAATATRGERVYVQRNSHKSVFNALEWLGIEPIFLEPDIHEETGISGHVSRETLKEAFTKYPGGVGVFITSPTYYGEAADIASLIELTMSFGIPLLVDEAHGAHFGNSFGVRSAFELGATAVVQSAHKTLPALTMGAWMHERFTEDMRRRLKRALQAFQTSSPSYLLMASLDYARFYREQWTVEIMSDIQSSHDAFVQKLQRFDHLTVIRFDDWSRMTLTYEGYTGDALLQALRMVQLDAEFALGDHVVCILPLRRLSKTEQEDWINRVERAIQNMKLEGIPSKRYIEQSIMGKIQVSALACSYEQLEQATGTFRHLDECIGHVSLETIIPYPPGIPLIVRGECITAEQVLRLRHYQTVAVHLQGGEQLQHGALRVIEEGFEV